The genomic stretch CTACGACCGCGACTACGTGGTGATGCTGTCCGACTGGACCGACATGGACCCCACACGGCTGTTCGCGCGGCTGAAGAAGATGTCGATGTACGACAACTACTACATGCGCACGGTCGGGGATTTTCTGCGTGATGCTGAGCGAAATGGTCTTGCGACCACGATCGACGACCGCAAGATGTGGGGACAGATGCGCATGTCGCCGACCGATCTGTCGGACGTCAATGCGAACACCTACACCTACCTGATGAATGGCGAGACCTCGCTGAGCAACTGGACCGGCGTGTTCCGCTCCGGCGAGAAGATCCGCTTGCGCTTCATCAACGGTTCGGCGATGACGCATTTCGACGTGCGGATACCCGGCCTGAAGATGACCGTGGTGGCCGCCGATGGTCAGTACGTGCATCCAGTCACCATCGACGAGTTCCGCATCGCCACCGCCGAAACCTTCGACGTGATCGTCGAGCCGTCGGGGCAGGATGCCTTCACGATTTTCGCGCAGGACATGGGCCGCACCGGTTTCGTCGCCGGCACGCTGGCCGTGCGCGAAGGGCTTCGTGCGCCGATTCCGCCGGTCGATCCTCGTCCGCTGCTGACCATGCAGGACATGGGCATGGATCACGGAAGCATGGGTGGCATGGACATGTCCGGCGGCAAGGGCATGGAAATGAGCTGTGGCGCCAACATGGGCATGGCCGGCATGGATCATGGCGCGATGGCGCAGACGTCGAAACCGGCCGATGCCGATCCGCATGCAGGTCACGACATGGCGACCATGAAAGATGGCTCGATGGCCGGCATGGATTCCGGGAGCACGGTCACGCACCCGGCCAGCGAAACGCGCAATCCGCTGGTCGACAACCAGGCCATGGTGGTCAGTTCACGGCTTGATGATCCGGGCATCGGCCTGCGCGACAACGGACGCAAGGTCTTGAGCTATTCGATGCTCAAGAGTGCCTTCGACGATCCAGACGGGCGCGATCCTGGCCGCGACATCGAACTGCACCTCACCGGTCACATGGAACGCTTCGCCTGGAGCTTCAATGGGCAGAAGTTCTCGGACGTCGAACCGCTGCGACTCAACTACGGCGAACGCATGCGCATCGTGCTGGTGAACGACACGATGATGACGCACCCGATCCACCTGCATGGCATGTGGAGCGACCTCGAGGACGATCAAGGCAACTTCCTCGTACGCAAGCACACCATCGACATGCCGCCCGGCAGCAGACGCAGTTACCGCGTGCGGGCCGACGCGCTCGGCAGCTGGGCCTATCACTGCCATCTGCTCTACCACATGGAAGCGGGAATGATGCGCACCGTGAGGGTCGACGAATGAAGACGATCATGACGCTCGCACCACTCGCTGCTGGCCTGCTGCTGGCCTTGAATGCCGCTGCACAGGATCACTCGCAATACCAGATGCCGATGCCTGCTGCGCAGGATCATTCCCAGCACCAAATGCCGGCGATGCAGGATCACACGCAGCACCAGGTCAAACCGAAAGCCGTACCGAAGGTAAAACCAAAGCCGAAGGCCAAACCCGCCGCCACGCCGAAGACGAAGGCAGCGGTACCCGCCGCACCGATGGATCACGCGGCCATGGGCCACGCGATGCCGGCACAGCAACCGGCTGCCGTGGACCACAGCGCCATGGGACATGACGCCGCCCAACCGGTGCCAATGGATCACGCCGCGATGGGGCATGCCATGCCGCGTCCCGCCGACCAACCCATCACGCCGATTCCGGTACTCACGGATGAAGTTCGTGCAGCGGCCATCCCGCCACCGAATGATCATCCTGTGCACGACAACGGCGTGCAGCACTATGTGCTGTTCAACCGCCTCGAAGGCTTCGATACCGACGATGGCACCGGCATGGCATGGGAAGGCCAAGCCTGGGTCGGCACCGATCTCAACAAGCTCTGGCTGCGCAGCGAGGGCGAGCGAGTAGGGGGGCACACCGAAGGCGCGGATCTCGAAGTGCTGTACGGCCGTGCATTCGCCCGCTGGTGGGATGTG from Thermomonas sp. XSG encodes the following:
- a CDS encoding copper resistance system multicopper oxidase, yielding MSSDAFGRNADGLFKPSRRRFVQGLAAGGAVASLGLWPKLSWALKGPGNPNVLSGTEFDLTIGETPMNFTGRTRPAVTVNGSIPAPLLRWREGTTVNLRVSNALPEGSIFGHETSIHWHGILLPANMDGVPGLSFDGIHRGEAYHYRFKVNQGGTYWYHSHSGFQEQAGLYGPLIIDPIEPEPFAYDRDYVVMLSDWTDMDPTRLFARLKKMSMYDNYYMRTVGDFLRDAERNGLATTIDDRKMWGQMRMSPTDLSDVNANTYTYLMNGETSLSNWTGVFRSGEKIRLRFINGSAMTHFDVRIPGLKMTVVAADGQYVHPVTIDEFRIATAETFDVIVEPSGQDAFTIFAQDMGRTGFVAGTLAVREGLRAPIPPVDPRPLLTMQDMGMDHGSMGGMDMSGGKGMEMSCGANMGMAGMDHGAMAQTSKPADADPHAGHDMATMKDGSMAGMDSGSTVTHPASETRNPLVDNQAMVVSSRLDDPGIGLRDNGRKVLSYSMLKSAFDDPDGRDPGRDIELHLTGHMERFAWSFNGQKFSDVEPLRLNYGERMRIVLVNDTMMTHPIHLHGMWSDLEDDQGNFLVRKHTIDMPPGSRRSYRVRADALGSWAYHCHLLYHMEAGMMRTVRVDE
- a CDS encoding copper resistance protein B — encoded protein: MKTIMTLAPLAAGLLLALNAAAQDHSQYQMPMPAAQDHSQHQMPAMQDHTQHQVKPKAVPKVKPKPKAKPAATPKTKAAVPAAPMDHAAMGHAMPAQQPAAVDHSAMGHDAAQPVPMDHAAMGHAMPRPADQPITPIPVLTDEVRAAAIPPPNDHPVHDNGVQHYVLFNRLEGFDTDDGTGMAWEGQAWVGTDLNKLWLRSEGERVGGHTEGADLEVLYGRAFARWWDVVAGVRHDFKPGTSQDFVAIGVQGLAPYKFEVEATAYLGQSGQTAARLEAEYETLLTNRLILQPLVEVSFYGKNDERRGIGSGLSTAEAGLRLRYEFTRQFAPYIGVVHERAFGRTADFRRAADEGVNDTRFVAGIRIWF